The proteins below are encoded in one region of Nostoc sp. UHCC 0870:
- a CDS encoding pentapeptide repeat-containing protein, translating into MEIINIVLEKVSLIWQLLGENKESLQGLGSILNPLAIFTGSVLIQIWLNIQNKEKFKQEQKAADDRYEKQQQLTEEIAKRDEYAAIERLRKETLDSYLNRMTLLIEKRFGEQKNVVIIDQIARALTIATLRELDSERNKQITTFLYELNLIQKVDSLLNTRIPLLYKADLEKANLRGAFLKGADLREANLKGADLREANLENACLEDANLEGAFFEQANLKGAILSGATLNLAKLSNAILNNANLEKASLRGADLSNSSLHGTNLKEAQMRGCDLFQAEIVNAILTNADLRRAKLINTTLSNSDLSNTFFKWADFSLSKLTNVNLQSAYLRLIVFRDQVEIPAEKGSIKLRKGCSMTLATGTKLISGKAELEKVDLREATLDSADFSGAIFKEVDLRGAKYKEESSKPVFSEGFDESQISNIVTEE; encoded by the coding sequence ATGGAAATTATAAATATTGTTTTAGAGAAAGTTAGTTTAATATGGCAATTGCTTGGTGAAAATAAAGAATCACTGCAAGGACTTGGAAGTATTTTAAATCCTTTGGCAATATTTACAGGTAGTGTGCTGATTCAGATTTGGCTCAATATACAAAATAAAGAAAAATTTAAGCAGGAGCAAAAAGCAGCAGATGATAGATATGAGAAACAACAACAACTGACTGAAGAGATAGCCAAGCGTGACGAATATGCCGCTATCGAACGTCTCCGAAAAGAAACTTTGGACAGTTATCTTAATCGAATGACTTTACTTATAGAAAAGCGGTTTGGAGAGCAGAAGAATGTTGTAATTATAGACCAGATTGCCAGAGCTTTAACTATAGCCACTCTTAGAGAATTAGACTCAGAACGAAATAAGCAAATAACAACATTTTTATATGAACTTAACTTAATTCAGAAAGTAGATAGTTTATTAAATACTAGAATACCTTTGTTGTATAAAGCTGACTTGGAGAAAGCCAATCTTAGAGGAGCATTTTTAAAAGGAGCAGATTTGAGAGAAGCTAATCTTAAAGGAGCAGATTTGAGAGAAGCTAATTTAGAAAATGCTTGTTTGGAAGATGCTAACTTAGAGGGTGCATTTTTTGAACAAGCCAACCTGAAAGGCGCAATTTTAAGTGGGGCAACATTAAATTTAGCTAAACTATCAAATGCAATTTTGAATAACGCAAATCTTGAGAAAGCTAGCCTACGCGGAGCCGATTTATCTAATTCTAGTCTTCATGGTACTAATCTCAAAGAAGCTCAAATGAGAGGATGTGATCTATTTCAAGCTGAAATAGTTAATGCAATATTAACGAATGCTGATTTACGTAGAGCCAAATTAATTAACACAACACTAAGTAACTCAGATTTGAGCAATACATTTTTTAAATGGGCTGATTTTAGTCTCTCCAAACTAACTAATGTCAATCTTCAAAGTGCTTATTTAAGGCTGATTGTCTTTAGAGATCAAGTTGAGATACCTGCTGAAAAAGGCTCAATTAAACTTAGGAAAGGTTGTTCAATGACGCTGGCGACAGGTACAAAGCTGATTAGTGGAAAAGCTGAACTAGAAAAAGTAGACTTGAGAGAAGCAACTTTAGATTCAGCCGATTTTAGTGGAGCTATCTTTAAAGAAGTTGATTTGAGAGGAGCAAAATATAAAGAAGAGTCTAGCAAGCCCGTTTTTTCTGAGGGGTTTGATGAATCTCAAATAAGTAATATAGTAACAGAAGAATAA